The following is a genomic window from Dermatophilaceae bacterium Soc4.6.
TGCGGCCGAGCCTGTGGGCCGATCCTTCCGAGGCGACCGCCGCCGCAGCGAGCGCGATCGAGCTCTCGAGCGTGGTGATCGGCAACCGTGCGGAGTGCGCGATGGCGCTGGGGGCCAGTGACCCTGACGACGCGGCCGATGCGCTGCTGCGACGAGGGGTGTCGTTGGCCGTCGTGAAGATGGGAGCGGACGGCGTGCTGCTCGCCTCCGCCGACGAGCGCGTCGTCGTCGCGCCGATCCCCGTCACGGTGCGCTGCGGTTCCGGAGCGGGCGACGCGTTCGGTGGTGCGCTCGCCCTGGGCCTGGTCCAGGGGTGGACGCTCTCGCGGATCGGGGAGGTCGCGAACGCTGCCGGCGCTCTGGTGACCTCGCGGCTCACCTGCGCTGACGCGATGCCGACGCTGCCGGAGCTCGAGACCTTCCTGGCGGGCCGGGGCGCATCCGTCGAGCCGGGTCTCAGCCGTGGCTGAGCGGCAGAAGGTGCTGAGCGACAGCGACTTCGACGCTCTCACCGAGGTGCGGGTGCGTGAGCCGGGTCGCCTTCGCACGGCGCTCGCCCAGCGTCGGCGCAGACCGCTGGTCGGCGCGGACGGTCAGATGCTCCTGCTCGCTGCCGACCACACGTCGCGGGGAAAGCTGTCGATCGGGTCGGATCCCATGGCCGCCGCCGACCGGCGCTCCCTCCTGGACCGGATCCTGACGGGTCTGGCCGACTCCAGGGTCGACGGTGTGCTGGGCAGCGCCGACGTCCTGGAGGAGCTCGCCCTCCTGGGGGCTCTCGACGGACGACTGGCCGTCGGCACCATGAACCGCGGTGGCATCGTCGGCGCGCGCTGGGAGCTCGACGACCGGCTCACCGCCTACGACGCCGAGCACGTGGTGTCCATGGGCCTGGACGGGGGCAAGATGCTGCTGCGGATCGAGCCCACCGACCCGCAGGTGCCACGCACCCTCGAGACCGTGGCGCGGCTGACGACCGCACTGGCGGACTCCGCCACCATGGCGTTGATCGAGCCGCTGCCCTACCGCACGCGTCCCGACGGGGGGGTGGAGCTGGACCCCTCCGAGGACGCGCTGGTCCGCATGGTGGCCATCGCCAGCGGCCTGGGCTCCTCGTCGTCGCACACGTGGTTGAAGCTGCCCGCCACGGCCGACCCCCGGCGGGTGGCTGCCGCGAGCAGCTGCCCGGTGCTTCTGCTGGGCGGAGACGTCGGCCGCGAGCACGAGAAGGTCTTCCGGGCTTGGGAGCGCGCACTGCAGCTACCGACCATCCGGGGACTGGTCCCCGGGCGCGCCCTGCTCTACCCCGAGGTCCTCAGCGTCGCGGACGCCGTTGCGCGCGCCGCCAGCCTCGTCCACCCCACTACGACCCCGCTGACTCAGGAGAACCGTTCATGACCAACCTCCACCGCGCCGGCACCCTGTCGACAGCCGACAGCCTGGCGACCGTGACACCCGAACGAGCTGGATGGGCCTACAGCGGGCTGGAGGTCTTCGACCTCGCTGCGGGCCCGGCGGTTCGCGTGCTCGACGGCATCGAGGGGGTCCTGGTGCCGCTGTCTGCGCGCGACCTGCGGGTCGACGTCGACGGGGTGACCCATACCCT
Proteins encoded in this region:
- a CDS encoding deoxyribose-phosphate aldolase, translating into MAERQKVLSDSDFDALTEVRVREPGRLRTALAQRRRRPLVGADGQMLLLAADHTSRGKLSIGSDPMAAADRRSLLDRILTGLADSRVDGVLGSADVLEELALLGALDGRLAVGTMNRGGIVGARWELDDRLTAYDAEHVVSMGLDGGKMLLRIEPTDPQVPRTLETVARLTTALADSATMALIEPLPYRTRPDGGVELDPSEDALVRMVAIASGLGSSSSHTWLKLPATADPRRVAAASSCPVLLLGGDVGREHEKVFRAWERALQLPTIRGLVPGRALLYPEVLSVADAVARAASLVHPTTTPLTQENRS